The DNA window CTAGAGAGGATGCAAATCTTGTTATTAAAGGAAGGGAAAACGAGTACGACACTATCTTATATCTCTCAAGTACCTTAGACCTTTCAGAGAACAGATTATCAGGTGAAATTCCAGAAGAACTTACATGCCTCGTCGCATTACAATCATTGAATTTGTCCGGAAACTATTTGAGTGGGAGCATACCAAAAACGATTGGTAATATGACAAAGTTGGAATCTCTTGATCTCTCGAGGAATCAATTGTCCGCTCACATTCCTTCAAGTTTGTCAAGTTTAACATTCTTGAGTTATGTCAACTTATCATGTAACTACTTGTCAGGACAAATTCCAACAAGCACCCAACTTCAAAGCATGAATGCTTCTAGCTTTATGGGCAACAAATTGTGTGGACCACCGCTCCTAAAGTGTGTTGAAGATCGCGACACAACACATTCAGATGCAAGTAACGGAGATGGAGAAAGGGGAGATGATGAATATTGGCTCCGATTAGGCATAGAAATGGGATTTGGAGTGAACTTTGTAGGTGTCATTGGTCCGTTGCTGGTTTGCGGATTTTGGAGGCGTGCTTACTTTTGGTTTTTCGAAGAGTATTTGTGGTACAAGCTTGTGGATTTCTTTATCAAAGTAAAGTAtagtttttgaaaatatttgggTCAATATCATGTGTTCAAGTGTTTTGTAATAAGATAAGTAAAgactctttttctcttttattgGGTCTAACCACATGTTCATCACGAACACTTGTTAATTTCCAAATGTTGTGTCATGGTTTTGTCttcttttgtttgtttttgttcttTCTCAAGTCATTTTTATGTacaatatatatcattttgggagATAGCCccatttatatatgttgtatatgtGTTATAATTTGATGGATTTCCTcaagaaaatattatggttCTAACTTTACACTAgaaatttaatttccaaatgTTGTGTCATGCCTTTACACtagaaatttaatattttcaataaatagaaaactataTTTTTCGTATTGAAAAATTAACTTTGAagagataagtatatataaaacTATATTCCATATCTTTTGTGATGGCCGGAGTCATTGATcataagatatatataaatttaatttcaattaataatgTGTATATTATATACGTAATTCTAGCCATGTAATGACATGTGTTTGCTTTCTATTTTACTTCTAGAATGTATTACTTATTctttacaataaataaatatatagtaaTATATAGTACCACCCTCATATTCATTAACCTAGTAATTTTGACATTTTCTTTATTCTTCTATTTATCTTTTACTAATTAATCGCAAGGCTCCACAAACTTTAAGTGGTGCTAGAGACTAATTGTTTCCCTTAGATTTGAGATAAAatcgaaataaaaaag is part of the Cannabis sativa cultivar Pink pepper isolate KNU-18-1 chromosome 5, ASM2916894v1, whole genome shotgun sequence genome and encodes:
- the LOC115715900 gene encoding receptor-like protein EIX2, yielding MYWPSLKVLNLDNNNFTGEIPSSFGSLHNLISLHLHNNSLIGEIPKSLMNCSTLIGLNLGLNKLVGSIPRWIGCLPHLSFLVIPSNNLRGLIPVDLCKLSTLQVLDASNNNFTGIIPKCFKNLTAMTSTLERKYDSIYIKLENEVSREDANLVIKGRENEYDTILYLSSTLDLSENRLSGEIPEELTCLVALQSLNLSGNYLSGSIPKTIGNMTKLESLDLSRNQLSAHIPSSLSSLTFLSYVNLSCNYLSGQIPTSTQLQSMNASSFMGNKLCGPPLLKCVEDRDTTHSDASNGDGERGDDEYWLRLGIEMGFGVNFVGVIGPLLVCGFWRRAYFWFFEEYLWYKLVDFFIKVKYSF